AGAacgaagaatattttataaacacatacacaaacatatatacatatttttcttaaataataatacgtaataCTAATGCGTCTGCAATAgcaaaaatcttgaaaattgaGTTGCTGCTAAAGATGCTATTTCATTTCCTTCTTTgcaagttgaaaaatattcgttaACCTTATAAATAGTTCCGGCtattaaagtaagaaaaaaatgttaacatcACACGGTGTTCCCAGGCGGTCACCCATCCAGGTACTAAACGTGCCCAATGCTGTTTGACTTCAGTGATCGGACAAGaactggtttttttttttttttttttttttttttttttttttttttttgggacATTGGTAAAGAAGAGTTTACagtatttgtaataaatgtacataaataaaCTAAAGATACATTGTatgtagattattttttaatttgaacgGTACGGTATTAATACTCTCGCCGTTACGGTCTGCTTTCTTTGGATTAGAAAATCCAGTGTTATAATGAGTTGTGTACAGTATcgctgttttatataaataaggtAAATCTAAGCGTAGATATAGGCTTTATGTCagtaagattttttttgttttttagaaaaaaattgaggtCCCcactaaagaaaaaaaactaaattaattaataatttgctcTTTGTGtagaaaaactaaaataaaaatacacaacATAACACTtagagttaataaaattaatcaattaataacattatacttatagaattaattaattaataacactATACTTATAAAGCCTAGATCTAATGCCATGTACATGTTAATTGGTCGTTAGCCACCAGtagtttttatttgtgtatgttccttttaatttttcggTAATTGGTAGTAAATAACTATATCGCCAAGGTATATTATTATCGTGTATTGATGAATGTGGGGGGTACCCCaactttttattgttatttcgtCGCGGATAATGATATATCAATGGTACGCCGttattatcttgtatataaCCATTATAATCGAGATACAGAAATGCCTCAGGCGGGATGAAGCCGGTGCATAATGCTTTTTCGTGATACATCGGATTGGGATACAACGCACATTGTATTTGACTATTTTCGGTAATTCTGCTCACTTGACGAAAATGTTCGCGAATTAGTTTGATAATGAAATTGTCTATCCTAGGTATGCCTGcttcgttatatatttttacgttgtttatgtattttgtgTAATCTGATTCTGCCGATCTGTTCCTGTTAAGACAGGCTCTCAGGCattttctttcgaaaattcgaattttctCCATAAGCGACACACTGATGTTATACCATATGGGACATCCATATGTTATTAGGGGTCTTATTAGTAGTTGGtaacagattatttttatttttgtatgtaatatttttgaataaaaaagtctACGCAAGTGTCCAAATGCCTTATTAGCCTTGAGGATCTGTGTGTCAATGTGTGTTTTGTAATGTAGTCTATCGTCTATATTAATTCCCAAGTATTTGATAAACTTCTTGTCTGGAATGCTTTGTGCGATGTTATCTTTGGGAGGACCTTTTATTTGGAAAGTTTTGTAGTTTTTTCTTACGTTGCTATTGGCATAAATTAAGTTAGATCTGAATATTATTGTTTCGCATTTGTTTATGTTAATGTGCAATTTCCATGTTTTGTAGTGATGTTCAAGCTTGTTAAAAGTATCCTGTAAGACGAGAACTGGTACTTTCAGCGTGGTATGGAAGTTAACGAAAACATTAGAAATGTGACAAAGTTTTAGCATCATTATAGGACAGactcaaatatatttattgcaacaatTCTTTCCAAGTTTAATTGTCTGCTATGTTCTTCTCCTTATTTGCTAAACAAAAcaatctattataaatattaatgtgcttagtataaaaaaatccgATACCttgaacgaaaaataacaaattgtttctttaaaacCAGTCTCTCCACTGAAGAgagaataagaaatataatgtaaaaaattaaaatatcttctcCTTTTATTCTGAAtccttattatttatttttgcgccGTATGAAAATATGTACTCGTACctacataatttaattcctGAACAAAACTTGCTTAATCTAAATAGAGTCTTTCCTCAAAAAGTTTCAGTAGTTCTTCTCTGGTTATATCATTCCACAAGCAAGTTGTCTCCTCGTCCGACGGTGTCACATCTCGTACGAGCTCTAAATAAGTTTCCAAAGGACAAAGTTCATTGCAGTCTGCAAGCTTCATAGTTATCAACTTTTCTGTTCTGCCGGTCCATAAGATAATCTACCAAAAACAGAAAGTAATTATCAGTAtcaatatcgataaaataagtTACACTCATGTAAAATACATAGTCTTACAAtgcacatattaaaatatttttttattttaaattaaattataaataaaaattcaacttttatttttaaatcacaatTCAATTAGTATCTGatttataattccaatttaCATTTTGTCAATTGGATTATTATGTGATAATTACCCTGACGTAGAGTTCACCAGCGTCATCTCGTAACTTCTCAAATATGAATGCTGAACCATAATCTGGTAAGCGCGGCTCGCTGATATTATGGGCTCCGGCAAACGCTGCAATATTTACCTCATGGGCGCTGTATACGTACATCTTGCGTGGAATCTTATTTTTTCCTGTGATGTTCaaattgtcgataaatttcttGATCAACATGCCGCCGTTCAATCGCTTTAATTGAGTCTTGTACGAACGAATCTCGTATTCCAACACGACTAAGTCCTGCATCTTTTGGTACACTTCGTCAGTGCACCACTCCGGTAAAGTTAGATTCatgtttttctataaaaaacggatgaataataaaatgcaataataaaataaaagcaatttgtgtacaatgttatataagagccaataaaataagatataaataataaaatatactataaaGTATTGTagtcattaattattgaatatagtaCGTTATTACCACGTACTTTtggcatttttaataatgaaatttccagttctatttaaataattaaatttttgtgatagtaaaaaaataagttttccataaaaaaatctcaacTGATGTATGCGATGTATTCGAtatgcaaaacaatttattttggtATAAATGTTTGATATACCTGTGCTGTTAGGTGATTGAAAACTTCGTAAGCGGGTTTTGGTTCTTCGATGGTTAATCCAGTTTTCTCActcaaaaatgttaaaaagtctttgtaaattgcaattttatcacGGACTTCTTTGGTTCTTTTTACCTCTTCTAAGGCTgctatatatctaaaaaatcaaaataacaataaattatttttagaaaattgcattttcttatattgtaattataatttagaacattgctattaaaaaactatattaacattttgaacaatattttggaattttttttcttgtaataataaattaaaaaataggtgtgaaaacaatgttttcgaaatataaaatatattcataataaaaaataaatatattaacactGGGCAGTTATGAGGTTTTAGCACTGTGTCCACTCTTTCAGGAGCGTAATGCGTAGGAATAGCTAGCCATGGTAAATCCGGATTCCATAATTGTGTTGGATGTGGAGGATATAACCCTGCTAACATCAACTGCAGAGACATTTTCGTCCGGTCGATGTCTGTGCTGACAGCATAGATATCTCGTGGATGATAAATTGACCCTAGAAAATCGTTGTAACGTTCTCTCAACATTGTGCCGATTCGATATTCCGTCAATTTTcctttctgaaaaataaatatgtacgtcttgcttatttattacagtttatCAATAGTCTATCATATTTGTACAGTAGTTAGTCAGAGTAGCAGCACAAGTTATAGCTTCAAATgcatagaaaacaaaaaaaaaacttttgtattaaataaatatatacaatgaagtcaatatctcaaaattattattgcataaaataattctacatatacatcaatgtaatattaattaatgttgtaataattttgtgttaattGCATGAAGatcaaacttttaattatgtatatatgtatataagataAACTTTTAAGATCTGCGCGCTGtgtgattaaaaatacataaagaaatatcTTGATATCAGTCACAAAACTAAATCaaagaaaacttaaaaaaagtCGTAacattagaataatatttccataagagTTTTCGACTTAGCACATTAGTATTAgcacaatattaatatgtgcTTACATTGGTCAGTTGGCCAAGACCCCAAGGTTCATAAACTGACACATTATATGGATCCCTGGGGTACATTTCCTTAAGTAACGGTGTACGTTCTCCATGTCTTATTAACTGAAACACATAGCAATTGGAATTGTACTACATTATTGTAACTTATGATTTAAATAGCATATATATTAACAGtgaagtaatatataaaaaatacaaaacaattctttaattttatacactttaattttttatattttaattttatatatcattaatccatattctaattttataaatctgcTATCATCAAAGTttgataaatatgtaacaatgTATTTGCATTTCAGCTTTCACTCACCACTTGAACCAATTCCACATGAAACTCAGATCGTCCTAGAGATACAAGCAAACTGAGCAAGAGCAAAGATATTGTATATAGATGCACACAATTCATATTTGCAACTGGTACGAATACAATAcggattattaaaaatgaaaaattaaaagctatTATATTCCCTTGAATGATCGACTACTTGTCGTTGAGCGACAACATGTAAGACAACTGTGGATAAATCGTCCTTGTTCGATCAATGTATCTGCTATCAGCATGCTTACCCATATATGTTTTGATATATAGAACTTTAACATTGAGAGTTCGATATACTATCTCGGTGGactctaaaaaaattgtatccaTATCTGTTGCGATATGTAtgacaaaacaaattttatactgacgcacatatttttctttgataataaatattattgcatctGCACAAgcaaaaactttgaaaattggATTGCAGCTAAAGGTGTTACTTTGCTTCCTTCTTTaagaattgataaatataattgttaacattataattagttctagttatttaaaataaaaaaatattaacacaatACAGTGTTCCCAGAAAtgttaaagttttatatatcaaagtaCATGTATAAGTtgctaaaaacaaaaatttattgaacaagGGCAACTTGTCTATAGTATTACATGTTggatgttaaaataaaaaaaaatgttaacatcACACGGTGTTCCCAGGCGGTCACCCATCCAGGTACTAACCATGCCCAATGCTGCTTGACTTCAGTGATCGGACGAGAACTGGTATTTTCAGCATGGTATGGAAGTTAACGAGAAtatgaaagatattaaaatgttttctattaTGTTCTGTTTATTTGTTGCTAAGAATCCTTTGAGAACTGCTGTTGCAATGTATTGCTAATGCAAATTGATGTTAAATTAatgtgcataaaaattatattgtatcatataaatttatatatgtatatactaatctaatatattattagtattatcaaTTGTTGTTATTGACATTAATCTAATTCTTTTCTGCATTCTGgtacatttataaatcacaTGAAAGAAATTGACTCATGCGTGTTATTGCATTAATtgagcaatataaaataatgacacACAATCATTCTAAACTATAATTATTGTGCCAAttgtatctttaatttaaGCACTGACGTAAACAGTAATATATCCCTTCTAAatgatagattaaaaaatgtttttagaaatgtcttttaaaaaatgtaaaaattaattatttgcatagaaatttcagtaatatatCACTTAtccttcattttttaatcatgaaAGCTATTTTGATAGCAGTATACTATCATACCGTTCTATAGCTtgcaacatatattttaagactTGGCAGAGCCAAGTCACAGCTCACAGCAACTTGAAATAAATgacgcaataaaaatttttgagatGGACAGAATATGCATGTGTTTACGTAAAAGATAACCATCGTCCAATTGCCAGTGAGCACTGCTTTCAAAGCGCCTTCacgtaaaacaattttaaatcgGTGTAACCTACAAAATCATGCATCTTCACTCGATGACATTTACATACTCTCGTCGCAAACTGCATCAAGTTCATTTTTCGTGCAATGCTGCGCAATTGTGGTAGACAATGCAATGCAGCAAAGAAATAACAGCAACGCCGGCTGATGATGGTATAATGCATATTCCCGCGCCATTGTGACGAGATACGTTGCGCACGTAAAAATCCGTGACGTTTCTGCAACCACTCTTCGATGTTAATGCATCCGCTTCACGAAGTGTACTGATCGATCCTAATCCTAAAGCCGGTGGACTCATACTTATATTCTTGCAAGTGCAATTACACTCAATTTGCATAGATTTGAAGTTACGTAAAAAGTGACTTGTataaaagaagcaaaaacGTCCATTACACTATTTGTCGCGCATTGCCCAGAGTTGCCAACCATCAGATCGGGCTCATATTCAAACAATTGAAAATCGCGTATTTAGCAGAGCGCTCTGCACAACACATATACGCGATTCTCAATTTTGTGCGTATGAGCCCGGTCTGCCGGTTGGCAGCTCTGCGTGTGGCCTTGAAcatgcaattaaatattaacgatTACGTGTCCCCGATCATGTGACATTAAGCatgatattcaaataaataattattctggAAATACCGCGCTAttcaagttattttttcttccgtATGTGATGGTTAATGttacagtaattattttcttaccaATTTATgtgtcaattaattttaattattttgtaataaaataaaaaaaaagatgtgcCAACATCACACGGTGTTCCCAGGTGGTCACCCATCCAGGTACTAACCGTGCCCAACGCTGCTTGACTTCAGTGATCGGACGAGAactggtatttttttttttttttactttttttaaatgtttatttattggGACATTGATAAAGAAGAGTTTACagtatttgtaataaatgtacataaataaaCTAAAGATACATTGTAtgtagttatttttaatttgaacgGTACGGTAGTGATACTCTCGCCGGTCTGCTTTCTTTGGATTAAAAGATCCAGTGTAATAATGAGTTGTATACAGTATcgctgttttatataaataaggtAAATCTAAGCGTAGATAAAGGCCTTATGTGAGtaagatttttttgttttttagaaaaaaaatgaggtCCCCActagagaaaaaaaactaaattaattaataatttggtctttgtgtagaaaaaataaaataaaaaatacaatataacacttagagttaataaaattaattaattaataacattatacttataaaattaattaattaataacactATACTTATAAAGCCTAGATCTAATGCCATGTACATGTTAATTGGTCGTTAGCCACCAgtagtttttatttgtatattttttttttaatttttcggtAATTGGTAGTGAATAACTATATCGCCAAGGTATATTATTATCGTGTATTGATGAATGTGAGGGGTACCCCaactttttattgttatttcgtCGCGGATAATGATATATCAATGGTACGCCGTCATTATCTTGTATATAACCATTATAATCGAGATACAGAATGCCTCAGGCGGGATGAAGCCGGTGCATAATGTTTTTTCGCGATACATCGGATTGGGATATAACGTACAGTGTATTTGACTATTTTCGGTAATTCTGCTCACTTGACGAAAATGTTCGCGAATTAGTTTGAAAATGAAATTGTCTATCCTAGGTAGGCCTGCctcgttatatatttttacgttgtttatgtattttgtgTAATCTGATTCTGCCGATCTGTTCCTGTTAAGACAGGCTCTCAGgcattttcttttgaaaattcgaattttctCCATAAGCGACGCACTGATGTTATACCATATGGGACATCCATATGTTATTAGGGGTCTTATTAGTAGTTGGtaacagattatttttatttttgtatgtaatatttttgaataaaaaagtctATGCAAGTGTCCAAATGCCTTATTAGCCTTGAGGATCTGTGTGTCAATGTGTGTTTTGTAATGTAGTCTATCGTCTATGTTAATTCCCAAGTATTTGACAAACTTCTTGTGTGGAATGTTTTGTGCGATGTTATATTTGGGAGGACCTTTTATTTGGAAAGTTTTGTAGCTTTGTCTTACGTTGCTATTGGCATAAATTAAGTTAGATCTGAATAATATTGTTTCGCATTTGTTTATGTTAATGTGCAGTCTCCATGTTTTGTAGTAATGTTCAAGCTTGTTGAAAGTATCCTGTAATGTTTGTTGTATTTTCGTGGGCCAGCTGTTTGCCGAGTAGACAATTAAATCGTCAGCGAAGGCTATTGCCTGGGGATTTCTTGGTGTGTttaatttgaagatttttaatatttctgctGTGTATATGTTGAACAATATTGATGAGTTTACAGTTCCTTGTTGTAAGCCGTTGTGAATTTTAAAAGTCCGTGTGGAGTAATTCTCACCACTAGCGACTAGCAATGATCTATCAGTAGACGAGAACTGACTACTTTCAGCGTTGTATGGAAGTTAATGAAAACATTAGAGATGTGACAAAGTTTTAGCATCATTATAGGGCAGactcaaatatatttattgcaacaatTCTTTCCAAGTTTAATTGTCTGCTATGTTCTTCTCCTTATTTGCTAAACAAAAcaatctattataaatattaatgtgctTAGTATAAAGAAATCCGATGCCTTGAACTAATACTTAcaaattgtttctttaaaacCAGTCTCTCCACTGAAgaaagaataagaaatatgatgtaaaaaattaaaatatcttctcCTTTTATTCTGAAtccttattatttatttttgcgccATATGAAAATATGTACTCATACctacataatttaattcctGAACAAAACTTGCCTAATCTAAATTGAGCCTTTCCTCAAAGAGTTTCAGTAGTTCTTCTCTGGTTATATCATTCCACAAGCAAGTTGTCTCGTCGTCCGATGGTGTCACATCTCGTACGAGCTCTAAATAAGTTTCCAAAGGACAAAGTTCATTGCAGTCCGCAAGCTTCATAGTTATCAACTTTTCTGTTCTGCCGGTCCATAAGATAATCTACCAAAAACAGAAAGTAATTATCAGtatcaatatcaataaaataagcTATACTCATGTAAAATACATAgtcttacaaatattaaaatatttttttaaattaaattaaattataaataaaaattcaacttttatttttaaatctcaaTTCAATTAGTATCTGatttataattccaatttaCATTTTGTCAATTGGATTATTATGTGATAATTACCCTGACGTAGAGTTCATCAGCGTCATCTCGTAACTTCTCAAATATGAATGCTGAACCATAATCTGGCAAGCGCGGCTCGCTGATATTATGAGCTCTGGCAAACGCTGCAATATTTATGTCATGGGCACTGTATATGTACATCTTGCGTGGAATCGTATTTTTTCCTGTGATGTTCaaattgtcgataaatttcttGATCAACATACCGCCGTTCAATCGCTTTAACTGAGTCGTGTACGAACGGAGCTCATATTCCAATTCCATTAAGTCCTCCATCTTGTGGTATACTTCGTCAGTGCACCACTCCGGCAGAGTTAGATTCatgtttttctataaaaagcGGATGAACAATAAgacgcaataataataaaataaaagcaatatgtacaatgttatataagagcctataaaataaaatataaatattaagatatacTATAAAGTATTGTagtcattaattattgaatataatacgTTATTACCACATACCTTTGgcatttttagtaataaaatttccagttttttttaaacaattaaatgtttgtgataataaaaaattaaattttccataaCAAGATCTAAACTGATGTttgatatgcaaaataatttattttgatataaatgtttggTTTACCTGTGCTGTTAGTAGATTGAAAACTTCGTAAGCGGGTTTTGACTGTTGGATGGTTATTCCAGTTTTCTcactcaaaaattttaaaaagtctttgtaaattgcaattttatcgcGGACTTCTTTGGTTTCTGTTACCTCTTCTAAGGCTGCTATGtatctaaaaaaatcaatattagaATCAGTTATGCTTAgaaaattgcacttttttatattgtaattgtaGTTTAGAACATTGCTAATAAAGAACctgtattaacattttaaacatttaaaaatttttttttgtaataataaattaaaaaatagatataaaaataatgttttcgaaatatgaaatatattcataataaaaaataaatatattaacactGGGCAGTTATGAGGTTTCAGCACCGTGTCCACTCTTTCAGGAGCGTAATGCGTAGGAATAGCTAGCCATGGTAAATCCGGATTCCATAATTGTGTTGGATGTGGAGGATATAACCCTGCTAACATCAACTGCAGAGACATTTTCGTCCGGTCGACGTCTGTGCTGACAGCATAGATATCTCGTGGATGATAAATTGACCCTAGAAAATCGTTGTAACGTTCTCTCAACATTGTGCCGATTCGATATTCCGTCAATTTTcctttctgaaaaataaatatatatgtcttgcttatttattacagtttatCAAT
The nucleotide sequence above comes from Linepithema humile isolate Giens D197 chromosome 4, Lhum_UNIL_v1.0, whole genome shotgun sequence. Encoded proteins:
- the LOC105677730 gene encoding venom acid phosphatase Acph-1 isoform X1 gives rise to the protein MAREYALYHHQPALLLFLCCIALSTTIAQHCTKNELDAVCDERRSEFHVELVQVLIRHGERTPLLKEMYPRDPYNVSVYEPWGLGQLTNKGKLTEYRIGTMLRERYNDFLGSIYHPRDIYAVSTDIDRTKMSLQLMLAGLYPPHPTQLWNPDLPWLAIPTHYAPERVDTVLKPHNCPVYIAALEEVKRTKEVRDKIAIYKDFLTFLSEKTGLTIEEPKPAYEVFNHLTAQKNMNLTLPEWCTDEVYQKMQDLVVLEYEIRSYKTQLKRLNGGMLIKKFIDNLNITGKNKIPRKMYVYSAHEVNIAAFAGAHNISEPRLPDYGSAFIFEKLRDDAGELYVRIILWTGRTEKLITMKLADCNELCPLETYLELVRDVTPSDEETTCLWNDITREELLKLFEERLYLD
- the LOC105677730 gene encoding venom acid phosphatase Acph-1 isoform X3 → MGRSEFHVELVQVLIRHGERTPLLKEMYPRDPYNVSVYEPWGLGQLTNKGKLTEYRIGTMLRERYNDFLGSIYHPRDIYAVSTDIDRTKMSLQLMLAGLYPPHPTQLWNPDLPWLAIPTHYAPERVDTVLKPHNCPVYIAALEEVKRTKEVRDKIAIYKDFLTFLSEKTGLTIEEPKPAYEVFNHLTAQKNMNLTLPEWCTDEVYQKMQDLVVLEYEIRSYKTQLKRLNGGMLIKKFIDNLNITGKNKIPRKMYVYSAHEVNIAAFAGAHNISEPRLPDYGSAFIFEKLRDDAGELYVRIILWTGRTEKLITMKLADCNELCPLETYLELVRDVTPSDEETTCLWNDITREELLKLFEERLYLD
- the LOC105677730 gene encoding venom acid phosphatase Acph-1 isoform X5, giving the protein MYPRDPYNVSVYEPWGLGQLTNKGKLTEYRIGTMLRERYNDFLGSIYHPRDIYAVSTDIDRTKMSLQLMLAGLYPPHPTQLWNPDLPWLAIPTHYAPERVDTVLKPHNCPVYIAALEEVKRTKEVRDKIAIYKDFLTFLSEKTGLTIEEPKPAYEVFNHLTAQKNMNLTLPEWCTDEVYQKMQDLVVLEYEIRSYKTQLKRLNGGMLIKKFIDNLNITGKNKIPRKMYVYSAHEVNIAAFAGAHNISEPRLPDYGSAFIFEKLRDDAGELYVRIILWTGRTEKLITMKLADCNELCPLETYLELVRDVTPSDEETTCLWNDITREELLKLFEERLYLD
- the LOC105677730 gene encoding venom acid phosphatase Acph-1 isoform X2, which produces MAREYALYHHQPALLLFLCCIALSTTIAQHCTKNELDAVCDERRSEFHVELVQVLIRHGERTPLLKEMYPRDPYNVSVYEPWGLGQLTNKGKLTEYRIGTMLRERYNDFLGSIYHPRDIYAVSTDIDRTKMSLQLMLAGLYPPHPTQLWNPDLPWLAIPTHYAPERVDTVLKPHNCPVYIAALEEVKRTKEVRDKIAIYKDFLTFLSEKTGLTIEEPKPAYEVFNHLTAQKNMNLTLPEWCTDEVYQKMQDLVVLEYEIRSYKTQLKRLNGGMLIKKFIDNLNITGKNKIPRKMYVYSAHEVNIAAFAGAHNISEPRLPDYGSAFIFEKLRDDAGELYVRIILWTGKTEKLITVKLADCNELCPLKTYLELVRDVTPSDEETTCLWDNMTREELLKLFEERLFFN
- the LOC105677731 gene encoding venom acid phosphatase Acph-1-like isoform X1, producing the protein MTNIPSTSATTHWSTEKENTDNNQELNSIVHNSKRHKLNDKDLHRTIHKVIQKRKTNAQKPNLNMARNKKKRTDNGEPIFQKVTLQGERADASSHSEELKTENIQLKELIQKLQQQIEEYKNKYENIISATTQNRFEALPDASLPDPSMDEDIEEQTSELDNEEQTSNFLTYLCSKNSQHEIMTKVKQAEAQTPQQTTQQKREPPNSQQKTRRKDKPLPINMLYQDPKDTVKLLKNNISEFYIKRINRGRSEFHVELVQVVMRHGERTPLLKEMYPNDPYNTSVYEPWGLGQLTNKGKLTEYRIGTMLRERYNDFLGSIYHPRDIYAVSTDVDRTKMSLQLMLAGLYPPHPTQLWNPDLPWLAIPTHYAPERVDTVLKPHNCPVYIAALEEVTETKEVRDKIAIYKDFLKFLSEKTGITIQQSKPAYEVFNLLTAQKNMNLTLPEWCTDEVYHKMEDLMELEYELRSYTTQLKRLNGGMLIKKFIDNLNITGKNTIPRKMYIYSAHDINIAAFARAHNISEPRLPDYGSAFIFEKLRDDADELYVRIILWTGRTEKLITMKLADCNELCPLETYLELVRDVTPSDDETTCLWNDITREELLKLFEERLNLD